The region TCACATACTATAAAAACCTAGTTTTTGTCTAACTTTAAAAtatatactattttattttaattctcaaaattaCATTTTTTGCCCAACTAAAATTCAATTTTTCTCCTCTCACCACTAAACTTTCACAATTCTCAAAATCGGACAAACTCTACAAACTCTCACCAAttttcaattaattaattaattaattaattctaaCTAAACCCAGTTAATCAATACAAAACATCACAAATACTGTCACTGGCCAAATATGTTACATATTCataaataattatttcatttaaaatactcaattaagttaaataaataataaaataagcGAATAACTAAATCAGAGTGTTACAACTTTTTCCCACTTAAAATAATTTTTGCCCTCGAAGATTATCTGACGAGAAAAGCTttggataagactctttcatccTACTCTCGAGTTCCCACGTCACACTGCCATCAGCACGACATCCCCAAACAACCTTCACTGAATCGATGTCCTTGCCTCGCAAGCTTTTCACTTCGAGATCCTCGATTACCATTTCTATGAGAGATGAAAATTTCAGTGTCGAGTTACATACTCAAATGTGATGATGAAGCTTCGACGAGTTTTGAAAAGAGATGATATTCAAGTTAATGTTGGAAGAGTTGACGTTGAAAAGAGATGATGATGTTCGAGTTGATGGTGGATGAGTTTTGACGAAAATCACCTAGGAATTTTCAAAGAGAATGACGATGAAGTTAGAGTGTTTGTTAATAGGTAAATAAAAATTTAGAGTCTCTGAAGTATTCAAGCAAAAGATCAAACACGTCGGTTTTTAGGCAAAACCGCATGGAATATATCAATTAAAAACTAAAAATATATAAAAAGCCCATATAGCATCATATTCTAGAAATTCACTTAAATTAATTATCATGTCAATTTTAAGAAGCAATCGAGATAACAgattaattaataattaaaaataaaaaaagatatTAAAAAAATAGTATTTAAAAATATTGATGCAAAAGATATTATTTCTCGATTGACCAATATAACTGAGGGTAATAcaaataaaattatataaaactaaaaaaaaaaaaaggaaaagggtcATGTGACCctaaatcaattaaaaatgaaaataaaaaataaaatgtaGTAATTAAGGTTCGAAGCGAGTTACCTCATAGTTATATTTCATCGGATTAGAGAATAACCGAGGTATAggtttttttttatataaaaaaatgatGGCGCTGGAGAGACATATATCTCGATTATTGAACgatcaaaataaatattaaatatattatttgtagtagtaTTTTATATCACCCCTTCATTAAAGATTGACATTCAAAGAAAATGTAGTTATCTCTTCTATTGGATTAATATCAGTTATAACTCAAATCACATGTGGCAATTAGGAATATTAGTTACTAAAATTAAATTGCAATGCAAATAAAATaatatgttaaacaaataaattaaCATAGTTAGTGAAAAAACTATAATATAAAATAGACAAACtaatttgtcaagacttcttcGTCAGAtcaattttttaatatttaaaaatgTACAAAGTCTAAAACATGAAGAGAGATTTGTCCATCATCACAATCATTCTTAGTAATTTTTGTGTCATAATGAAAATTTATCATTAATGACTTATTTCAACCAAAATAtattttggttttgtttttaggatttaattgaaatatcCTGACAGCGTAAAGGGATTTTACATCGTCAGTTAATCCTAgacgttggatattgaaataagtttgacttttattttaaaaacctataaagtaatgcaaacgggtgatgaGGATGAATCAACAgtgtaaatctttttacactgacagtttttacactgacagtgtatagtaattaatcaCTTGTTTTTATGACCTCAAACTTACCTATTACTTAAATTTTCCCTCGTATTGTTTTCGAAAAAACATGTACATGTTTTCTCGTATAGAGTGATATGTATCCTAAAACTGAATAACACGctcttttttattatttttatctatgttgttgatgttgtttaAACTATTGTATGTTGAAAGAATTAGTATTTTTTTACTTATatattttatatgaattttaatattttaatcAAATTATAAAATTTATGAGTAATTTATTATATGTTTTAATTGAAGGATATTTTTCTTTTAGAGCTAAGTGTTATCATTGACACATTAGAGACAACACTGTATTATTGTTACGGTTCATTCTGATACAACAAATAGGCAAAAAAGAAGGAGGAACAAATTGATTATGGGTTGTGAGAGGGGAGAAAATTAAATCGGAAGTCACTTATAGTATGAGAGAGTTAAATGCACATTTAAGTTGAGAAAGTTGTGTCAAGCGGTAGCGGGTTGGAACATAATTGTTAGATGTGGTATTCACAATCATGATCTAGTTAAGGATTTAGATGGTCATGATATATTAGGTCGTCTAAAATTTGATGAAAGATATTTTGTGAATGACATGACAAGATACCACATGACGTCGAGGTTCATAGTGATTGCTTTCAAAGATAGAGGTTCTAAAATCTAATGACTATGCAGCAGGTGTATAAGGCAAGATCAACATATCATTCTCCTATTAGAGGTCCATACACAAAAATGCAACATTTATTAACCTTAATTCATGATGAGTAGTACAGGTGTTAGACCAAAAATATAGAGGAATCAAATGTTATTGCTAATATATTTTGGACACCCTGATTTAACGAAGATGTTGAACATGTTTTATTTGGTCTTAATCTTTGAATGTACGTACAAAACTAACAGATATTGGCTCCCACTATTTAATATTGTTGGTGTTACGTCAAACAAGTTGACTTTCTCGATTGAGTTTGTCTACTTGGAACATGAAAGAGAGGAAAACTTCATATGGACACTAAAGAAGCTGAAGGAGTTGTTCACATCCGAGAAGTTACTTCCCAAAGTCTTGGTGTCGGATCGGGAACTTGCCCTGATGAATGTTATTAAATTTGTGTTCACATCTTCATTCCAGTTCTTGTGTGTGTTTCCTTTTTCAAAAAATGTTGGTTCAAAGTGCAAGGAGTACGTTGGGACTAATAGTAAAAAGCATGTTATGGATCTATGGAACAAAGTCATGTATTCAGATAAAGTGTTTGAGTTTGACTAACTCTTACAGCATTTTGAGATTGTATGTGTTGATACTCTTTCATTTGTTTGTTATTTGCACCAAACATGATTGGCACTCTAAAAAGTTGTTGTTCAATGGGCTAACTAAGTCACTCATTTAGTGAGCACGATAGCAAACAAGTACATTTTATAACCTTGTGAGTTCAATATTATTACGCAAATTATAATCACaatttattgtatttttttctAATATTGTTTTATAGGCTTGAGTCTACTCACTGGAAACTAAAAAACATGTTGCATACTAGCCGAGGAGATTTGTGCAAACGCTGGAATGAAATCAACATTGTATTGAAGCTGCAACTAGGTGTAATTAGAGCATCATTTCAAAAATCTGTTGGCAATATTGAGCATGATAATAACACTCCATTTTACTTGAAATTGTACGATTTCATCTCAAAACATTGTATACAACACATTGTAGAGGAGTTTGAAAGATTAAAAAGAGTTGGTTCTGTCAAAGTTGCATGTGGGTGCTTCATTAGGACAACATGTGAGTTACCTTATGTGTTTGAATTTGCAAATCTTTAAATACAAGATTATCTTGTTCCATTAGAATCCTTCACTTTGAAGAGTATGAAGTCATTAAATAAGAAAGTGAGACATAATTGAACTTAGACGAAGAATGTGAAGAGTTGAAAAGGTATTTCAGCATTTAGAATATTGTTGGCTAGAGGGCAATGAAGAAAAAGGAAGCAAGAGAGTAATGTACATTGTGATCCTTCACAATAGAAGTATATGGATTCCTCATAGGGAAGTCAAACTTCCAAGAGATCATTTTGTAAAGCTTCACAAAGTCAACCGTCTAGCAAGTCTTTAAAACATCTTTACTTGGCTCAGTTTCCTATTTTCTTGCAGGACTACTTTAAAGATATTATAAATGTAAAGGCTAATGAAAATTTTGGTTTTGTGCTATTAGAGATTTACTTGGATAGGGTGAAGATTTGTGGTCCTTGGCTCTGACGCAATTATAtgaaattttttaaaacaatCATTTGTACTTAAGGTGTTCTTTGACACAGTATCAGAAGTTAAGAGTTCTTTGTGAATCTCTAGCTTAGGTGTCGTGAAAATGGAAGGCAGATTTTAACATAGATTACCATATTGCTTCTCAATAGATTGAGATATTTGTCTCGTTGTCTCGTAAGTTTAATATCACTTTCTTCACACTTATGATATCTCAATTTATCTCTGTAAGTAGACATGAAATTATTGCCCTTCATTTTATCAACAACGGTCATTGAATTCAGGGAAAATTGAAACTCATCACTCACCGCTAGAGGGAGAACTGTATTGAATGAGCACAAGCGTGTGAAACACATGTGAAACATATAAGATATTAGGAAGAAGAAATCAAAAAATCAACTTGATTTGAATTGTATTGATATTGTTTTATGGTTAGAATTGTATtgatatttttgtatttttatcaAAATATGATTTGAATTGTATTAATATTATTGTTGTATCAACACTTTTGAATAGTTGTGATTAGACTGCCACTTTTGTCATATCATGTTGATGTAATTTATGTTAAGTTTTGTTAAGaccaaaaaaaattatttaaaaaaaacactATTGGACTAAATCTATATGACAATTTTAAAATGTTCGATATGTCATATGCATTTTTAATATCCAGTATGCTATATTACAAACTATTCCTAAAAATCAGGTATAACCCCATAAATTTGACACTGACAACTTCATAAAAACGTTAAAATGTATGGTTTATGGAAAAAATCAAGTACTGTAACCAAAAAAAACGGTAAAACAAATAAACTGATAGAAAGCACTTCCAATTTGTAAATATTCAGTATTTTCCAACAAATCTCGAGTCAAAATGTTGTTTTTTTAAGAAAAAACATTCAATTTTGATTgtgaaaaattgattttatttatttaaggGTATTATGGTCAAATTATTAGATATGTAGGGTGCCAAATTCAGGTGTAGCGGTGCCTAGTATATCATTCTTTTTTTCATTCTTAGACTATAATGCATCACACACTAGGTGTGAAGACAAACTTCCACCTCGGGGTCAAGGTGAATTGGAACATAAACATTAGCAAACTCTTAATCAGATTCATTGTAGTAATTTGTTGAACGATCATATCAATTTGGTCTTATTCCATAGCATATTTCTGTTGGTGTTTCCCTATGGCTTGCGAAAATTCTGTTAACTTGTTTGATTATTTTTTGAAGGCTTTGTTGTTGAATCACTAATTGCAAAAGTTTTCTTCTGTTTTGGTAACTTTAAATGCCAAAGACTTTGAGATCCTTACATCATGATTTACTAGAATATAATAAAATTGACTCTATGAGGTTTAAGCGTAGTGAAAACAAAATTACAAAACTCAAACAGAGAGATTAATTCCGAACCAGAGTAATACCAAGTTGAGACCAGGCGAGTTGAAGAACCGATATGACGAAGAACCAGGAAACAAACCAAACCAAGACATTCTTTGAAGAAGCATCCTCCAATGCAGCGTCTAATAGGTCTTTGTTTTCGGAGCCTTCTTTGGTTGCCTTCTAGGAATGGAGTTTTTCATCCCGATGAAAAACAACAGAGCTCCAAAGAGAGCCATGTTCTGCAACGAGTGATTATATTGCATTTAATTTGTGCGCAGACATGAAACTAAATTTCAAATGAAAACAACTCATTGATCGTACCTGTGTGAATTTGACGAAAAGCTGAGTGAATTCCTTGTCCTCACTGTCGTAATTGTAAAAATCATAACGAATTGGAGTAGCAATCAACTGATGCAGAAGCTACAGCAAAAAACGAAAGGCGTAACTTTAAAAACTGAGCAAGTGAGATGTATATTGAATCCAATAGAGAAACTGAATACAAACCAGAAGCAACGCTCCGAAAGAGCTTCCGAAGATGAACAGAACTCCTCCAAGACCCTTCAGAGCAATAGCCCCGGTAATTAAAAGTTTCATCTGCTCATCACATCAGTTTATTAGGGAACACACGTAGACAAGATAATCACAGTTTCTTCAGCAGACATTTTCGATTTTAAGCCAGATTAGAGCCTTTCGTAGTATAATAACAGAAAAATGCAAAAACATTATCGAGGGAGAGAGGGAGAGAGGAACTAACATCAATCTCTGGAATTTGAAAGCCAACTTGAGAATGGATTCGATGTGCAAAGGTATCAAACTTCGGTTTAAGTGCTTTCGCAGAAGGTCCTCCATCCACTCCAAATTCGTTATATCTATATGATAAAAAACAAGAGACATAAGCAAGAAACTTCATATACCACAAAAAATGGACTATGCGGCATTATCACAGTAACGATGTTACTTGGTAATAACAACATAGAATCAATGCAACAAACCACATACAAGGTTAAATTTGCAACAAGTTCAATCACTCCCCAAACCCATCGATAAAGGGAATCATAATTCATCTATCATGGAAGAATCTCTAACCAATGAAACCATACAAAATAAAAtgatattttttataaaaaaacagCAACCTAGAAAAGTAACGAAATTGTTTGATACCATGTTACGACTACATTAGCAACAACCACAGATTCCCTTGAATACTTCATTTCATTTAATAATAACATGTTTCCAAAAAAACAAACATGAATCTGGTTCGTTGCACTATAACCGAGTTAGAGCATAAAAGTTGAATCAAACAAACAGTGTCTAGAAAACCTCACAGACACACAAAAAACACAAACATAAACATAGATCTAATCAAATAGTTAACCAATAAAATAGGTTCAAAACCTTAAACATAACGGATCCAACAACCGTAACATGCCAACAACAAGCAAATCCATGAAAACAATTCAGAAGCTTATTCTAATTtcataaataaaatttaaaaaaaaattgaatattaTACGCTAGGAATTAGGGAtcaagaaaaaaaaaaagagggaaCTGACTCTTGATAAGCAGAGAGAATGAAAATGGAAGCGAAGAGAACTCTTCCGAGAAAAGAAGCGAAAGCCATTGCGTTTTCCTGAGAAGAAGAGAAAATCTAGGGTGAATTGAAAATGCTGTTTATTTTTTCTTCTATTTCTTTTTTCGGaggagaaagaaagaaaatagaaatatgtattttttatattttttgaaaataaaagagagatgatgatgatgatgatgatgatgatggtaTGATGATTTTTGAAAGGTTGAGATCTGTTTTGGTGACAACTGGGCTTCTTCTGAACCCCACATGGCCCAACTGGAATATCTACCCGacaaataatttaaaaatatagCAAAAATTGTCTTGCATcgtttgttttattttattgtgattcattattttttatttttgtgattgTTTCATTTTTATAATATTAACAAGTTTTGTTCGTATCatcaattaattaattagttttagatcaatttttttcatagtcccttgtttttaattatttttagaTTAGTCACAACTTTTTATAAGGTTAGCAAGTCTGAAACGCTTTTGAAGGTGAGAAGAAatgtttaattttttttattgattagGATGTTGTGTTTGACCATTAGAAAAATGTTTGAACTATATGATTTTGTCAAGAAGGACTTTAAGGGCCCTTTTTTCTTACAACCATAAAAAAGAatagagaaaaaaaataaaaaattatttagATAAAAATGTAAGAGAGTGATGATTTTTACAAGGGATTATGCAAAACACTGATACGCCGCATCATTATTAGTTTCATGGTTTGTTAGATAGTCAGCACACGTATTATTCTTCATAAAAGTATGAAATATTTGAATTTGTCATTCCTTAGTGATAAGCTCTTTAATGTTGTGGAAAATCGCGAAATATTGATGTCAAACATTAATCGTGTTGAGATAAGCTTAATAGCAAAGTTGGAATCAAAATAACACATCAAGATTTTGATGTTAAGTTCCCAatgtcgcatctcgaaaaatatgattcctcgcgatggtcgcggaaaaaattagttcgaacagagtcgccaccgaactttatttattccaatgaaggaataggaaaatatcgataaaacctttgaaaaattGAATAATGGTCGTCTCAACaatattcgggttcgggagtcgattgcgcaaggggaaggtattagcacctctcacatCAGTTGTACTCAACCGAAACCTTTTAATTTAATTTAcgatttgaatgttagttgaatgttgtttgttttcttcgagtgataaaaGTATTGAAAgagagatggatggaaacctcagaaggggggGATGGgaagttttttattagtgtgctcgccaagatctcgcaatctcgtgcctacgtatccttatagtgcaataaggaaatcagagcattcgtagttcgggggactacggttggttggtgtcttttgatgaacgactgtttagatcgcattctaaaggctaaacgttggcttgtctactctcggcggaggcttcAGCACTAGTTTATTGTGCGCGTTAGAAAagattaaacagtgttctttctaAAAAGATTTAAGTTGTTggtcgcacgggggcgagaaattaggtttAATATATTTAGTTTTTTGAAGAAGAACGACAgaagattgagcaatgtggtgcacaccaatcgttcaattctttcgaggaataacaaggcagacgccttctactcccttttcgTTCAAATTATTATTGAAAATTGTTTAAAATCGATGCGCAGTAGTGAGGCGAACacctcccacttgcttattcaaggaatgatgaggcgtgcgccacctattcctttatccaaTGTTTAATTAAAGTGTATTAATCGGAAGACGAAAGTTTGAGTAATATGGCGAGCGTCAATCGTTCAAATattcgagagatagtgaagcgaacgcttcttatactccttttcatccaaagtttaaattataaaaataaagtcTTTAGAAGATATATTTGATTTGGAAAAAGTGATTTGAATTTATTTGATTTAGGGTTTTAATTAGACGACGAGAATTCAAGCAATATGGCGAACGCCCATCATTCGAATACTCGAGAGGTAGTGAAGCGAACGCCTCCTACACCTTTTTTCGTCCCGAATTCGGAGTTAAAAGTTTTGATCAGACGACAAGAATTCGAGTAATATGGCGAGCGTCAATCATTCGAATACTTGAGAGATAGTGAAGCGAAAGCTTCCTATAATCTTTTTCATCCATAACTTAGAATTAAAAGAGTTTTGAGGAGTATATTAATTAAAAGGATTTGGGTTTTAATTTATAGAATTAATCGGGTTTAGATACAAATATTTGGTGTTGGGCCAAGATTGAATTCATCTCGAAATAATTCACAATTATTTATTCGCTTATTTCTTCAATATCACTACACAATTTTATATTTAATCCTCCGTAACGAATGCATCAATCAATAAcattcaattaaaaaaaatctaGAATTAACTAAGACCGAAGAAAGTTATAAACAAAAACGAGATGATAAACGGTTTAACGAAATTAATCTATTTAGTATATTTCAATATCctaataataaataaaaaagttTAAGGTCAAAATTATATTAAGAATGTAACCAATTCTAATATATGGTTACTATTGTACTTATCATTCAATAACTATGAAAGTAAACAAGGAAATAAAAcatagaaagaaaaaaaactgGAGGTGTGGGAATAAAGAATGAGGTGTGAGAACTGAACAAGTCATAGGCCCCTGTAAAAAAATGCCCAAAGACTGTCCTCCAAAATTCGGGTTGGGCCTTAAGCCTGAAACCCTTCACATACTAAACCTAGGCAGTAACCAAAAGGAATAGTGAACGGTTTAACTTCATCCTCCCTCTCTCTTCAGACACGTGGCCACAGGTGATGAATTTCCATCACCAAGTGGCAGACCAACAACAGCTTGTTCTACCCGAGGCACCTCAGAAACCGCTGCAATGGCGACAACTAGCCATCAACATTAAATCAAAGGAACAACTTTTATCTAAAGGAAAAATTAAATGCTGAAAACGTTAAGTTCCTTGAAGTCTAAACAAAAATTGCTTCGGCTTCCTCTCCTTCTCTCTCTTTGAaaagccattcattcatcttctcTCAAAAAATACCAAACCTAAGCCCTATCTAAAAAACCAGAGAAAAACTGAAACGCATACCAACTCCGGAACCAAGGATGAACGTCTCATGGTATTCATCATTACCAACTTAATAAAATTGAATAACATCTCTCCTCCCCCCTTTTTTTAAACCTTAACTTTCCTCATTTAATATGGAAATTTTGATGCAAATCCTCAACCAACAAACACTCTACCCAGGCAATCACATACGCACACACAGATTTCATAAACAAATTTCAACAAGCAAGCGGAAAATCAGTGAGACAGTAATCTATGCAAAACGCAAACAAGCTAAACCAAACACTTATCCCCAATCAACACCCTTGAACCCCAATTTCACGGTTTCCATGGTATTACATATAAAATTAGAATAACAGAAGGAAGAGAACCATAatactgaaggagaattgcggtccaaaacgcaggggaaattaaaattttctcctttagagatccttacgaatgggcatgatcagtgatagaatatttacctcttgtgatgattgaaacctttggtccagatctcttgtgacgatcaaaacctttgatgcagatctacggagcgatcacgaatgttgaacgatgacaacatctctactcagtccacacggacggattccttcaatctcagtgctagctggtatgaatgaaggctttgagtgtgtgtgtgtgtgtgtgtgtgtgtgtgtgtgtgtgtgtgagagagagagagagagagagagagagagagagagagagagagaaagagagaaaacgaaaataatgcaaccgcaattaatgcttctgcacaagggttctatttatagaacccttgtgtgggcttcaagctaaaaagcccacttaagtgtattttggcccatatcttataatatgcccaaaatcacttaagcgtgtggtaccttaccatatttcgtattctacttaagtacaccataccttacgatgttctataattcacttaagtgcaccgtaccttacggtgttccttagttactctatctctcatcaatccgtcctttgtgtgtgaccctgtaggttttcgtgacgttgacaattat is a window of Lathyrus oleraceus cultivar Zhongwan6 chromosome 6, CAAS_Psat_ZW6_1.0, whole genome shotgun sequence DNA encoding:
- the LOC127092125 gene encoding uncharacterized protein LOC127092125, which produces MAFASFLGRVLFASIFILSAYQEYNEFGVDGGPSAKALKPKFDTFAHRIHSQVGFQIPEIDMKLLITGAIALKGLGGVLFIFGSSFGALLLLLHQLIATPIRYDFYNYDSEDKEFTQLFVKFTQNMALFGALLFFIGMKNSIPRRQPKKAPKTKTY